Genomic DNA from Cheilinus undulatus linkage group 10, ASM1832078v1, whole genome shotgun sequence:
ttggtGTAAGACTCCTACAATGCAGACATTTCCACCATATTAGACCTTTATAACAGATTAAGGTCATCCAACAGGCGACTCCCTTTGTCCAATAAAAACTGACATTGTTTCAGATCTGCTGTTCTGAAACCAGAAATTCAGAGTTTCACATCTGAGGGTAGATCAACTCAAAGCTCAGGGTCAGACTCAGAGATGACTGAATTTCCTTTTGAAATTGGCCACAGAGGGActctcagtcaaaacaacacaatatgagGAGTACAGGCCAGCGCTGCCCATCTCcgctgtttacttcttgtttagAGTTGAGGACTCCATTCCTGAAATCGGCACCTCATAAGGCAGATATActagtcaaaaaaaaaattctcatgaGGTGAAAATAACGCAAAGgaggaagtgcacttttaagaGCATTTCTCCCTTATTACTAGAAATTTCTATACGTAAACAAAACCGtttttacatgaataaatagGCCTTATAAAGGTGCTTTTGCTAATTGATCAGAGTCCTTAAATCAGAACAAGAAGCAGGATTGAGAATGAAGTCCCTGAGGTGGGCAGAGATGAGCAGTGCTGGTGTTTACTCACTGGAAATGCTAATTGTTGGGGTTTCATTATCACAGAGGTTAGTTTGGGTGAGGGAACTCAGtaacaatggctgcctccatgaaaaataatcaaattaagaatttctcAGTCTTTGAAAACATTGAAGATACAATAAGACCGCAgcttaaaaaataagttaacatAGGAATGAGGACTTTTAAATTATtatagatatttcagtgtaaaaattctacatactgcATCCTTATACTAACTATTGaaggtaaaaaaatgtgtttaaatgtcattttacaTATTCTGTGTACATAATGGGCCTGCTTAATGTGACATGTGAGGCAAAACTGTCCAACAAAGAAGACTGCTActagtgatgcacaatattggattctTTGCCAATATCCCATGTTTACAAATTCAATTAAATGATACTGATATGTAAgagtagttcagacctaaaacttcagtccctaaaacacacaatttaaagtcaaagaatgaacaaattaacaaattgcagtctttaaacacattttaaaatgaaagggatgatgatgaataaaaaaaaggacTTCAGCTGATTTAGGTCTGTTTGTCCAGCCTAAAACTGCACTAACTTATCGGCTGTCACAATCACCATTAAcatctgatctaggcagatttttactgtcaaaataatggttgtaaatattgacagAAGTGTTCATATCTGCTAATACCGATTATTCACTTTTATAGCTAATTTCATGccaataatatcgtgcatccctaactAATATGTCTATCTGCTGTTATTCACATGTAACACCACACCTGTATTTGCAACCCATCATCCCTAAATCCAAGATTAATCTAAAAAGCACTATATCACACAACTAAACTGGTTCTAATTTATCTGAGGTTGGCTGATAGCTACCTTGAGCTTCACCTGATTGATCAAACTGTAGGAGAGCACCATTCAGCATGTTCACATTCAGGACAATATCTAGTTATTGGTAAGGATGcaccgaaatgaaaattcttggccgaaaccgaaaatgaggaaaccaaggcCGAAAACCAAAAAACCGCAACACCGAAAGAaattattagtaccattgcatttatggctatgactgtgtactaacctcactaaaatcaattgcaatgcaaaaattaatattaacgcttcaaagaataaatcaattacaaaattatgtaaatatttattaagcacttcattcctacaatacacaatataaagtaaaataaaatacaaaataaaatgtttaacttgaccgcaatcatgtttacattaaatcagtggttctcaatctttttttcagtcatgtaccccctgtgaagtattttttcagccaagtagcCCCTAAACAGCGcagagctttttggccaaaaagaaagacattaaagagcgctgtgacagccgtctgacttatcaaactttgtaactgataaacattattagattttttttttcatacattttaaatattaaaaatgcatgactaaagtcatggcacatcttctaatctctaaatgtgggaattcaaattaatgtagctgttgaaaacagtgactgggctttaaaggctttaaacccagaagtgtgcaaaactctgctTGGCTGTagtggtctctctggaacaatttggaaataaaaacacagagttagaaagaactaaaaacctgtcCATATAAAACAAGttataaaaaagacttctcttttctcaaactgaaatcatgaacttagttatagatcagcatttcttcacaaaaaataaatcataaacctttttatgaatggagaggttgtgaatacagtgattgacaggcatgttccagtgtgggtcaaaccatcctgccATGGGGAGACTCGGGTGGTTTTagggtgattaaatttaagagcctacaaaatattaactccagtttatacacttaaggtccttacactctatacgcaattttttcatgcaaaatatttacacaaaatatttacatttaaaacctGCAGCGAGTCAAAGCAAGCTTCCACTCCTGCAACATCATTTCGCAGCACGACattgctgcagatatttaagTAGCACATTTGCGCTCATGTGGACATGTcgggctgcctgctgcctgtctccctctctaccaggctaaaaaaaaaagaggcaaaaactcaagcactgatacagacagatatgaggagatatcaaacaacaggtggtgttggagaggaggacgtttCTGTTCCTCTGTCTACCTTAAAAATCGGCACCACCACCACTATGTGCGCTCGTTGGAGCAAAACTCACACAGCTTGAGCTGTTCCtaaactaacgggactttagtgaaatatttaccaaaacAGTCCCCTCTGACCTCCGACATTCGACTTATAAAAGCTCCAGATCAACCAGCTAAATTACTCCTCTGGACACTCTGGAaaacaaacaggtgagccagtctgtgCGCTGTggagagttaactcctctcaccgcGAGCCTCAGCTGTGCAATATTATAACTCTTactgatcatatttgacatagaatgaatgaaaagtcagtccctcctcgtacaaacttggctggcacagtgaatgaaccgtgaaaaaaaaaacggcaCTAACCTtctggctgtgcgtaaaagtgccgcGTTACACAaggagtgaaggacagagagggacaaacttccttttatcttccgcttcaaaaaatatcactgtttatcagaggacagagaaaacacactggAGACACCGCAGcacgaatgtgattttagaatgtaaTACACTTGCAAAATCGTGTCGCTCCTGACGTGCAAAGAAAGgcgctatttttcttaaatagtctgcatgtattttaaaatcttgcGTACCCCCTGGAGTGTCTTCACATATACAtacccctatttgagaaccactgatccaagcaCGTGCTGGCCGCGGTTTTTGCTTGCGTCATCACAACGTCATGTTTCGGCCTTGTTGTTTCGGCCGAAAaccaaaaatgcacttttgagCCATTTTCGGCCGAAAGTGCATTTTCGGTTGCCGaattttcggtgcatccctaattattGGGTTAGTCggggactaaaactggactttcaGACTGCATGTTAATGTATTAGTTGAACTGAAATCAGACAAACACACCTAGATAATGTGAATATTGATTTCCTCATATATCTACACCTCAGTTGAACCCAAAGTGATAAGGCcttctgcacatgctccacaGATTACCACAGGGCTTTGACCCTGGAAGTTGACCAGCATAAATGCATTCTGTATGAAaagtttgcccattttttctttgttaaacatTTAACCAGTTTGCAGCTTGTTAATTTGTTGGCAAGATCATCTGGAAGAAGGTTCAACAGTAACTTTCTGAAAAGGGTTTTAACGCCATGTACTGTAGCAGAGGTGGACATAAATCAAGTCTCCCTTGGTGTGTGTACAAGGAGAAAAGGACTGTGGTTCAGCTATAGGACCCAATTGTCATTATTACTGAAAATTTACCTTGCATTTTTGCCAGCACATAGTCAAAGCCTTTCATGGTCTTTGTAACACTGGTCTTGAATCTTGCAAGGCCAAATTCCTGGAAAGAGAAGACACAAAGTTTGCTGTTGACAACCTGTAACTCACATATTTACTAACATATGTTTACAGAGCCTGACCACAATAAAAGCCAAACCACAATCTGTCATAAATCATTCAGTAAAATCACTTCTGGCAAACAGCTTCAGCTGCTCGGCTGTTGCTTCgtaacattctgtttttatgcttcTAGTTACAAAGAGGAAGTCTTCCTGTCAGACGCCACGCATCACTTTTCCCCTGGCTGTCACACATCTTTCACTTGGCTTTACTCTACTGACCTGAATAGCTCTAGAGAGTCCGTACACATTGGAAGAGATCCAAGCTTCTCTTTTTATCTCCGTCCAGCTGCCATTCTCAGGGTTAATTCGGTACTCGCACCGCTCCTCCACAgactgagacagagagggaaagacAAACATAGGCAACATGAGGCTGTGTTGTTACTCTGTGCAATGTAGAGTAATTGTGGAAAGGAAACACTCTGCTACCATGAGGCGTGCATGGCTGATGTTCCACGTCAGTGTGGTCATGGTCCTTTTCTGAGGGTCCACAATGGAGTCCTCAATGATGTACGCCGAGCTGGCCATGTGCTTTGGAAGGTACCGCTCCATCCATCGAGGCGCTCGGCTAGTTTTGGTCAAAAGACGTCTGGAAATGAGGCAGTTGGCTGGAGTTATCTCCCGGAAAATGATGTCCTCCGTCAAAACATGGTTACTGTGGGAGGGAAAGGACAGTACAAAAATTCTGTGAGGTCTGTCTCTAACGTTTCTTTCCAGTAAATACTGGTTTTTCCAGTTTAATAATGTCATTTGTTTGATACATTGTCAGAAAATGGGAAGTATTagtatcaattaaaaaaataaatgaaacttaaaattaTATACAATTTCATTATGAAATCATTAATCCTATGTTTTTCCGTTGAATACTTTCATCATCTCaaattttttacagttttcaaagccagagaaattatttgtgttttaaatggaTGCAAGCTGCCGTGACAGACAAACTTTTTTACTGTTGCTGTGGAAGAACTGGATGATATGTCAAAGACGACTGCATAAGAAAGTGGAACATGTGACTGGAAGATGACAGGCTACTGCTTCACACATGTTTTGTTCTGCTTATTTACGCTAGACAacaattattctctgccatcgGCTGTGGGTTCTGTTGCCCAAGCTCCCCCAGAGACGTTTTGCATCATAACTGtacattaatatgtgaatatatgtAGTCTTTAACAGTTTATAGGACAAAATATGAACGTTTAGGGCTATACCATGAGAATTCGCCACATTAAAAGTAAGGTAAAAGtttagctggtgttaaaatcaattTAGATTAAGACAGAAATCCTGGGCGCgctgatctttttttaaaataggctgcagcccaaagttttacaaacacgttcaacaaccacagagcgatgttttcagaAGTTACCTAACATAAGAAgcagattaataactagttacagtacaGAGAATCAACTGTTTTaaggcttcatattcacaaaacttcagcgctaatttagtttcacatccattgcggatagaccaggctgatgtgagccttcaggctctgctttgtgttcttaaaatcaggtccagataaacgtcaggaaacttgatttctGGACAGATATCAACAGAtatcacagagcagacttccgtgttttgcaGCCCGGAGCCGAACAGTTGTGTCGCACGTTGACGTGACATCAGTAcaaccccctattgttgtgtgtgtagctccatcTTTCTGGTATGGAttggtaagattggtacccctacggaagggtgccgaaaagtgggacggtacgggtcaGTTTTtcgggaccctttccaacttttgctctatggaaacacaaaaaaatgtgtgccattctgcaccaaactgagccggaccgcttggCAGAAACAACCTATATGTTGTTAACTGAGGTTAACTGTTGATTGtgtttgatttagaaaaatattttctgttaaCAATTTTTAATTAACCATTTCTAATGCATTATAGGCATGTAACATATTTGTATCTATGGCTGCTCTTTGTCAGTAAATTATTAACAGTGGTGTGCCTCTGTTGGCAGAGACAAGCTTAGAGAAGAGATTTTTGATctgaatgagattttttttttggttagaTGACAGTTAAACAAACTTTAATAAATTTTTGTAACACAACTTCAAAAAGTATATTAAAATGAGGCTATTCAAGCAATTTCATATAATCCTTTTTTATATCGGTATTTTCCTTCAAAAATTTTCATAGCAGATAGTAACCTAACTCTCTAGTTAGTCAGACAATAAAGATGGCCGAGTGAAAGGTGGATGTCGAGGTAGGGAAAACAGTCAAATCAAGGGTTTGATAAGTGCATTTCTCTTGTTTCCACCTCAACAataatatttatctcccaaaAACATATCATACCTTTAATGCAAATATTAGGCAACAATTGCAGCTATTTGGGACACCAAACAAGCTTTCGAGCTTTAGGTCAAGTTAAACTATCATATAAGGTGACCTGTATTGAAATCCGACTGTTATCTGAACAATCATGATATAAACTAGAGATACAGCATGTCGGATTACGTCCCGGCTGGTGcataaatacttttttacaaccagtggtggaaaaagtacgtgactattgtactcaagtaaaagtaatgttactctggttaaaactgacttaagtgaaaaagtaaaagtattggCATGTGTTAGCAATGACATAGCATGACGCAGGAATCAGTATGAATGACATATCTATACTTATCTACTTCAATCGCAGGAGCAAATTTTCTAATTTGTTCAACTTGAAGCCTTGTAGCAATCGTCATGACAACCAGGGCtgcacaattttgaaaaaatatctagcTGCAATTATTGTGACTCATATTGCAGATGTAACGTGAATTGTTGTAATGCGAAGAATAATCATTATTATGTCATTTTATCATTATtgtgtcaaaaaaacaaattatttttttataaactattCTTGAAAAAAGATGCATcagtgtttgcatgatgtgtagagcataacatctagctaagctgcaaaaaagtataaaaatggtattttgacacacatatCAGGTCAAAGAACTATTGCAACTTGTCggacatattgcgatttaatttAAGTCTTGATTTATTGTCCAGCCttagtagctactgaggagaaGTTGTAGTtaacagaagtggaaaaagtacaagagtattgtactcaattaaaagtacagttactctgtttaaaactaaagtcaaagtgaaagatctgatttcaaaatgtacttaagaaGTACAAGTACCCCCAAAAAGTACCCAATTATAGCAACTTGAGCAAATGTTTTTACTTAATTTCCACACCTGCTCAAAACTTCCTACTGACAATATCCATTAATATAAAGGAGCTAGGATGGGAACAGAGAACTGATCGAAATTTGTTCAATCCATCAGCATAATTTACATTTATTCTTAACATTCCCTTATCAATGCCTTATTTCAGTGTGCCTTCATAAACAGTCTCGCAAGAGGCAGTCAACAAAGCAAGCAAGAACAGAGAAGTCAAGGAAGTAAACATGGTggaaagtcacaaaaacaggctaaagcgATTGAAaatgtggcttcatttctcaaagCATGACGCCAACAGCGTCTGTCGAACAGCGATGTCACGCATGGCACATGAACTGTTAATTCTGTACTGgatttcaatttattttcatGCGTCTAGAGATCTAGAATCAagagactagttttatatttgtttcaagtctttatttttttaaagaaaatgggcaaatatATTGTATTCTAATTTAAGTTCAGAGATTGAAGACCCAGAGACCAGGTTGTTTTGGCTGAGAcacttcaaacaaaaaaagtttccGTATATtcttgcatgttctcctcctAAACACttattgacatttttagttATCTGAACTGTTTATTATAGCTTGTAACTTCAGTGTGCTTGTCATTGAAGATGGCATACATCTTGTTTagtgttcagagagaaagacattcaataaaatttgagttGTTAACAGTAAAAACCTATATAGTCTGCTTTTTCCAAAAAGAACATTCACAGCAAGGAATTGATAAGGTGGTCGATAAGCAAAATCCATAATGAcattgatgtaaaaaaaaaagtatcaattcTCATCCctaaaaaaacacacttcatGGCTCTAACAACACTTTTATTCTGTACTTAATGTGGAATGACAGCACTACCCTTCAGTATGTTCTGGAGTAGAGTTAGTAAACACCAGTAACATTTTAGGGCGTCATAATCGTGTTAAACatcttgccccccccccccccaatcatATAATCACTGAGAAATACTCTTAATAGTTTATGCAAGGGTGTTAAAGGAGTGGGAACATGTAGTGACAGCACATGAAGAAATCTGCCCTTACCTGTAAGGGTTGGGGTATCGTTgccaaaaagcaacacaaactTGGTCCCAGGTGCTTTTGAGCAAACCTGCGCAGCAGTAATACTTCACCATAGTTCTGTGCTTTTGTTCTGCAGATATCCTGCGGAAAAAACAGAACAAGCAAACTCAGACCGACTAGTGACTTTCAATGTCGGGATAATAGTTAACTTAGTGTTAGTGAACACAAGAAGAGGCTTGATGACGATTTCGACGAATGGAGATGGTATTTTTGTCGACGTACATGCCATTTAATTAGGGAAAAACATCGTTAAGTTATAGGATTAGATTTTATATTAATGCGACCACAAGCCCGTAGCGTTTGTTGAACCTTCTCCAGAACTTTCTAGCTAACTCGAAGGCTACgtgacagctgtcagtcagatAAGCATTTACTCAACAATACTGCTCAAACTCTTGATTATAGCTCTGCTAGCCGGCTAATTTCATTACCACAAAATGACGTTTATCAAAACACTGAGTGGTTCGTATCAGATATAACGTTAGTGACAACCGTCACGTCCGCACCCCTTAGCTTCCTTGTTAGCATGAGCTAGCCTCGCGTGAAGCAACTGCCATGAATGAATGGTCCGGTGTGACCCAGATATTTCTCTGACCGACATTCGAACAGCAGAATGGTGACATGATTTTAGAACCACATTCGCTTACCTGTATGGCGACAACATTCACGGAATAATTTTTTGCATCTTAATCTACTGACGGGATGAAGTTCAGCCATGCAGCCACAGACATGTCATGTCAAACGTGACTCGGACTGGCGAGAAGGTCAAACATTGACGTCATATCCGGTAAGTGAAGCAGACGCGTTTATCCACTttgaccacta
This window encodes:
- the prelid1a gene encoding PRELI domain containing 1a, which produces MLSPYRISAEQKHRTMVKYYCCAGLLKSTWDQVCVAFWQRYPNPYSNHVLTEDIIFREITPANCLISRRLLTKTSRAPRWMERYLPKHMASSAYIIEDSIVDPQKRTMTTLTWNISHARLMSVEERCEYRINPENGSWTEIKREAWISSNVYGLSRAIQEFGLARFKTSVTKTMKGFDYVLAKMQGETPSRTLAETATERARETALAAKEKAKDLASHAQKKQYV